TATGTTCAGTGTTATACACAtactaaattttgaaaaataaaaaaacacatatacaaaAGGTGATTCCTCACCATATATTAGGAATGTGCATATCTGTTGACGCTCAGACAGAGGTTTCAAACTCTCTGGGTTTATGCTCACTGTATCACTTCAAATGTTTGTTCATGGGGCTCCTAGGGCAAGAGAAATGCCTACAATTCAGTTAATGATGTAGTTAAGGACAAACAATTTTGTGAGCATTTGAATCACAGTAAGTTGCCACCTACTGCACAGAACAAATTCCCCAACCTTGGAATCAGGTTGGATGCCACCATGTTAATTTCCTGCTCTACACTGATTTTTACACAGTACATGCTTTTTATCATAGCTATTCCTAAAACTCAGATTCACAAATATGGAATATGACCAAAAGTAATATAGTCATTTAATGTTAACACTGTAAACTATCTCGGATTACTAGCTCCTGTGGGTGTTAGGCAAATGTCATTGTGTTTCCCTTGAAATTGTAAGACATGCCTTGGTACCCCTGTGTGTTCCTTCAGTGTCCCAGGGAACCTCAGCGTACAGTTTTGAAACTGTGgcagaccagtggttctcaaccaggggcgATTCCCCCGCAGAGGATATCTGGTTGCCACAACTGGGGGAGCAGTGCTACTGGCACGTAGTGGGTGCTGGTAAACATCATACAACAGAGAAGACTTCCACCCAACAGATAATTACTAAGCCCCAATATCAAAAGTCCAGAGAGTCCAGGAACCCTGTTTTAAGGGTTTTAGGGgtggatatatataaatatatgtattcttaTTTTCCCCCCTTTAGGGTAAATCTGTGATCTCTTACAAAAACTGAgaatggttaattttttgtgtgtcagcttgactgggtcatgggtgcccagatatttggtcaaacattttTCTGAATGTGTCTGTGACGGTGTTTCTGGCTGACATTAACATTTCAATTGATAGAAGGAGTAAAACAGATTTTCTTCCACAATGTAGGTGAGCTTCATCTAATTTGTTGAAGGCTTGACTAGAACATAAGgttgagcaagaaaaaaaatcattctgtgTCTGACTGTCTTCAACCTGGGTCACTGGTATTTTCCAGCCTTCATACTTGAATTCTTACTGGAACTTACACTATCAGCTCCCCTGATTCTCAGGGCTTCAAATTGAGACTGGAACATATCATTGGTTCTTCTGGGTCTGGGCTATACAGCCTTCATattcatgtgagccaattcctcataataactctgtctatctacctatgtACCTCCTaccagttctgtttctctggggaactctgataaaagaaaaaaacacacaataacCCCCTACCTTGCAAAAGtacagagaaagggaaaaggataagattattgaagaaaaatatctaaagttCAGTAGGAGTTTAGTTTATCAGTTCAGCTGTGTCTTCTGTCTTACCCAAAACTATAATTGGTTAAAAGCATCAACACCATGAgcgaaaacacaaaaataaatatagacctcctttcctctttcaaaCTTTGAATACCTTTTCATACTGCTTTGGGGGCTCAACTTTGAATTTATAACTCTCTTGTTCTCAGATTCTTTTCTCAAACACTTCACTTTTCAGAGAAAACATATGAAGGCTTCTTTGTAATCTTAAGGAGGTCtgaaaaaatatcattaaaacaaCATGGCAAAAAGTTAGCTAGAGCTGTGACAAAAGTATGGAACCATAATAGTGTCCAACAGGGACATGCTTAATATATTATGGTATGATgaggtggaagaaaaaaattctaagagtTGTATGCTGTGGGTGTTCCTGAGGAGAATATATTTGGGTAACATATGGAGCATCTATGTCTTTTTTCAAAGGCCATATAGAGTTTGTAGGTGATCTGGCAGAGAAAAAAAGTGTGAGAAAATCACACATTAATGTGGTCCATGGTCTCATACAGACTTTTGCAGATGCTATGGGAGACAGAAGATGATAAACGGAGGGATTTGGGAAAAATTTCACAGAAGGGGTGGAACTCAATCTGGGTCTTTACCAGtagttaaaatgttttaaggaGATGTGGCAAGGATGCTCTGGGCAGCTGCACAGCATCTGCAAAGCAGTTTAAGGACTGATGAAAAATTGTGTGCTGGGAGCATGGGTGCATggagcagagagatggaaaatgAGATTATGATTCACGTATCTGCCCAGTCTTGAATAAGCAAGACCCCTGACCACTCTGGTATAGAGAAACTGTCAGAGCAACCAGGTTTACGCCAGTCACCAACGGTTGAGCTTGGGTTGAGACTGGGAGATAATGGGCTGAGGATGGAGTCGGCATGACCCGACCTCAGGTTCTGATTATCACCGTGGCAGCAGAAATGAAAGACACTTGGAGTCAGACTCCTTAGCTTACTGCTCCACTCAGAGATGACTATACCCCAGCTTGCACCTTAGGGGCACTCGATGCTGGCACAGAGACATGCAGAGAAAACTCCCCTGTATCTATAGCATCCAGAGAGAGTTAGGgcaaaggagacagagaagtagaaaaacggagtaagaagaaaagaagaagaaagcttgAGCTTTTGATTCACAGCATTATATATTCTGTGTCTATAATCCACAATATACTTATCTGATCACCTCAGATATAATTCTCCTTGGAAAATGATTTTAAGGTGCTCAGGCACATGAACaacacaaataaattttaactaaTGTTCCCTTTCAGATTAATTACTCTGAATGAATTGCATATTTATAGAGTAAACAAATCTAATGATTTGTAAAATTCATGTAGCCTGCTGTGTGTTTTCACTGTTTCTTCTTGAAACTgccactatctttttttttttttttttgagacagagtttcgcttttgttacccaggctggagtgcaatggcgcgatcttggctcaccgcaacctccacctcctgggttcaggcaattctcctgcctcagcctcctgagtagctgggattacaggcatgtgccaccatgcccagataattttttgtatttttagtagagacggggtttcaccatgttgaccaggatggtctcgatctcttgacctcatgatccaccctccttggcttcccaaagtgctgggattacaggcttgagccaccatgcccggccccactatcttttttattcatttatgtcaGCAAATACTTTTCCTCCCAGAGAATAAAGCTATCAATTTATGAATCTGGGATGAATGGagcctaattttttattaagTATGAGCATTGGTGATTATGGTTCTACAGGTGCCTCTGTAGAGCTGGGTCCTGGGCTTGTGAAATTGATACGTGCTATATCCCCCCTCAATCTGTGTGGCAAGATCTTGAGgagagctttctttctttcttttttttaagacaaagtcttgctccattgccaggggccaggctggagtgcagtggcgcaatctcagctcactgcaacctctgcctcccgggtttaagcaattctcctgcctcagcctccctagtagctcggactacaggtgcgtgacaccatgcccagccaatttttgtatttttacaaaattagagccggggtttcaccgtgttggccaggatggtctccatctcttgacctcatgatgcaacctcctcggcctcccaaagtgatgggattatagatgtgagccactgcccccggccgaGGAGAGCTTTCTTACACACAACTTTGTCCCTAATCCTCTGCTGTCTGCAGTCTTCTAACAGGATCCCAGGTGGTTGTGATCTTTGCAACGTGATGCCATTGGCTTTTCACCTAATCAGACTTTGCCATGGCCTGGCCAGCAAGAGGAATGCTCTGGGGGAGCCCTGAGTGTATGTGGTAGCCCTACAGAGCGTGTGATTGTTATTATCATCATCAGTACTCTTATTCTTCCAAGAGATGAAGAAGAATGCTAACTTATGTGGCTTATAAGCTGATTGAAAGACAAAGAGTACAGTTCCCATGGGTGGCCTGAGGGGAATTAAGTCCTTCCATAAGCACCAGAGACCATAAGCAATTATAAAACAATTGGCACTGGGTGTGTTTTTTCAGCTCGGCCAGGACGGCCTCCGTTGAGCATAAACAGTTTCATAAAACATCAGCAGCAGACAAAGCCACTCTGATTATTAtggagcaaaaaaacaaaaaccagccaaccacatacacacacacaccccagcaaTCACCTCTGAacacagacaaaaataataacattgcACAAATCGCAGAACCCCATATGACCATATATCACTCTCTCCCGGCCAGTAGGAGTGATTGCTGCTTCTGCGCACCTGGATAAGTTTCACTGGGAGGCATCAACCACAGAATCACTGCTGCTTTCTAATGGCACCATCCAGAGCACAATGATGGCTCCTTGAGCCATTTCCAAAATCCCATCCGCAAACCCATATCCTTTCAAAGCCCCGCTCGCTGAGATGCCCTATGGTCCTCCATGCCAGGTTTCCTCCCTTGCTGCAATAAAGCAGTGTATTTAATTTTGACAACAAGCATATTTCTTGCTACAGGGGACAGCTGCTGAGCCGTCCACTATCTACAGTTTTTCTGAAAAGACCAGAGACACTGACAGATGAGAGCCCCAGCAGATTGGCAGTCTCACGTCCCCTTACCTCATTTGTCTCTAGCCGCAGCTTCCAAACCAGCGCCATTTCAAGGGACATCGACACAGCAGCCAAGTTCATTAGGGCTGGGGCTGCCACAGTTGGGGTGGCCGGCTCTGGGGCTGGGATTGGGACTGTGTTTGGGAGCCTCATCCTTGGTTATGCCAGGAACCCTTCTCTGAAGCAACAGCTCTTCTCCTACGCCATTCTGGGCTTTGCCCTCTCGGAGGCCATGGGGCTCTTTTGCCTGATGGTGGCCTTTCTCATCCTCTTCGCCATGTGAAGGAGCCGTCTCCATATCCCATAGTTCTTTCTCCCATGTATGGTCAGTCCTGTGTGTTCCTTTTCCTATACCTCCCCAGGTACCCTGGGGAACGTGGTTGGCTCAGGGTTTgacagagaaaagacaaataaatactgtattaataagacgaaaaaaaaaaaaaaaaaagatgagcttcTCCCCATCTCACGACATGCCAAGCTAAATATACAATATAGGGAGTTTGATCAGAAACACTTTCAAGATGAGAATAATAACCCTAGTCCCCCTCCTTGTGCACAGAGAGCTTCCTCCAAGGTCCCCTGACACAGGAACTCTAGAACCTCACCTTAGATCAATCACGATGGAAAGATGTAGAGGGTGGTGTTAGTCTCTGGAGAAATCTAGACCCCCGTGTTAGTTTGGAGAGAAGGTTGCCAGATACAGAGAAAGTCGGCTGCTCCAGCAAGGTAAGCTGGGACTGAGGGCCATGAGCTCTCCCTCCTGTTAGGAACTGCCTGGTCTGCAGAGGCAGGTTGATGTCTCAGCACAGGCTCAGATATAGCTGTTTGCAGGAGTATGGTTCTCTGATGCAATGTTTGCCCAGCTTCTCCCCTGTGTGAGCCTCAGATGGATGCTCTTCTTCAAATATGCTTGGCAGTCTGTCCACACTTCCAATCGCTCTCTAAAGACAGAACTGACATTTTGCTCTTTGTGCTTGATGACTGATTTTAGCTTTTAACTAGGAAGTGATTTCTTTTGCCTATTCTCAGTGCATAATTTGTCAAAATGTCTTATATCGCCTCTATGTTTTTCCTGATCTCAGCCTTAGCTTTGACATATGACATGAGACATCACAATATCACCACCCATCCTAATCTGGTATGGAATCTCCCTGTTTAGAAACATGTTGAACCTCAGGTGTTTAAGGGAATATTGACTGAACCATGTCTGTATAGCTGCAAACTGTTGAGGACAACCTGAATCTGCCTCCTGGTATTTCCTTCCTGTGAATAGAACCCAGGGAGTGTAACTGTGCCTTGACTTGGCAGAGGTGAGTGACTCCTCTGCTCAGTCTGGGGAGGGTAATGACATGCTCAGCTGGGCTCTGCCCTTGTCTGACTTGAGAGTGGATTTACCCAGGGAAAGCATGAGGTCACCTACGCTCCTTTACTCTGCAAGTCTTACTGTAAATGTCCCTCTCAGAAGCCTCTCCACTCCAACAGTAGTTGGTACTAGAGGGAAATGTCTGTTTAATTCTGGACCTCAGTGAATAGTCTCCTATGGCCCTCAGCCTAAGAGACATCTCCAATTTACCTTTGTCTGTAATAGGGGCTATgaggtttgttttcatttttaatttgttgagggtTTGTAAAGTGTTATTTATTGGGCATTCATTTCATAGCCCAACATCCATGTTTTAGTTAATGTAATTGATTAAATCTTTTGGTACATCTACCACTGAGCACTAGtattggaaaatataatttacaagCATTCCCCAAAACCCTGTAGgctgcatgtttttctttttttttttttttagatgtagtctcactctgtcacctaggcttgcaccatctcaactcactgcaacctctgcctccttgggttcaagcaattctcctgcctcagcctcctgagtagctgggagtacaggcatgggccaccaagcccagctaatttttgtacttttagtagagattgggtttcaccatattggccaggctggtctcaaactcctgacctcatgattcacccaccttagcctcccaaagtgctgggattccaggagagAGTCACCACAACTTGCCTGGGCTATTCTTAAGACTAATTCATGTTAACAATGAAGCATGAGACAGCAGTTCTTTCTGAAGACTCAATCCTGAAACATATATGGAATTCTGTCATGATGCCTCTTGGTCATTTCTGCTTTCAGGGTTCTTCACACAAATACCCCAAGAACGTATTTAATAGATGGGTGATCCCTGGTTccagtgtgtgtggtgggggggagGGTGGCATATGCCATCACCAAGGGACTGTTCCACCCATGTTTGATTATAAACCTTGCATTCTGTTTATCCCAGTATTTCGAGTAAATCCCAGCCTCATCTAAATGCAAAAACAGGTGGTACCATCACAAGTGGGTAGAAAGTGAAAAGAATGGCATTAATATCCTCTAAGAAAGAGGTCACAACACGGCCCTCTGATGCAATGAAGATCTGTGCTGGCCGTCATGACAGCATGATGACTCATGTGCTGATGCGCTATTACACTGCTTTAACGCcaaaaacagagtttcaccaagaAATCTCACAGGGATGGGAAAGGTGCTCTTGGAGTCGAGAGGCTGTAGGTGAGGCAAAGTTCATGTCTGAAACTGAAATAAGTAGAAAGCTACACTCAATGAGGGACATCAGCTGGTGGCAAAAGGAGCTTTCCCTGAGAGGTGTTTGCACCAAAAGGAGCTTTCCCTGAGAGGGGTTTGCACCAAAAGGAGCTTTCCCTGAGAGGTGTTTGCACCAAAAGGAGCTTTCCCTGAGAGGGGTTTGCACCAAAAGGAGCTTTCCCTGAGAGGTGTTTGCACCAAAAGGAGCTTTCCCTGAGAGGTGTTTGCACTGTGCTGCCAGTGGGGCTAGGGTGTCTTCAATGAGACACACAGGGTGACAAAAGATGAACAGCCAACAACCTTCTTAACGGCATACTATGTTACAATAATGACTTTGTTGTCCAAAAGTTAGGATGGGGAAAGCTTTCGGTTctaaatctaaaaaagaaattgctgaaGACTTTGAGTTTCCCTGTCTCTGCTAGGAAGAAACTTGAAGAAATCAAATGCTCTGATGCTAGAGCATTGCTCCTGGTTATAGAGTCAGATAACCATCTGTAATGTATGAATTGGTGGAAATTTCTCACGAATCCCCGGTCGCTCCATGCTAACCATTTCTGCTCACTAAGTAACTTTCCATATGACATTATAAGCTCGTAAGTGAACTTATTATACAATGGCAGGGAGGGTTCTAAGAAAACCCGTGGTACTGGCAATACTACCACTTTGAGCTCCCTTATAAATGATGACATTCTCACTCCAGTTTCTCTTCATACTATGAAAATGTTCTAGGTTGAGGTACTCCCTCCAGACTCAGTCACGTTACGCTGCGCTAGTGAAACTGCAGTTTTCCATAGCGACCTCTCAAAGTCCTGTGCACTGAGGCAGCTCCGCTGGACCCGGGTGGTGGACTTTCTCCTTTGACCCCTCTCACCCTGCAGCTTCTCCTTTGTGCATGAACCTGGTCTTCCTGGGTCTTCCTGTGAATAGCATGTGCCTGTGTTATGGGTGTCCTTTCTCAACAAGGTTTTGATGATAGATGTATAACCCAATTGAGCAGTTTGCCTGGGGTTAACCAcctgaggaagaaggaaaaagaaccaGCATGcgtgcacgtacacacacacacacacacacacacacacacacacacacacacccctatgtaGTTAGGACCAAGCAGATTACAGCTTCCTTAAGAACAAGAGAGAAGCAGCCCCCATCCCTCACCCCCACTGGAGCCATGTGACATAGCAGCTTTGGTGATGTGGCTGACCCAGTTTTCTCACTGCTTGTTGGCTGGGCCACATGGTGGATGGGTCCCTATCTGGGATTCCCCAATATACCAGCTTCCAGGACACAGAGCCTTCAGCCTCCATGGTCCTCCCAAGCCCTGACTCTAGCCTTTCTGATCAGAAGTTTTACTTTCTGCCCCACCCCTCACCTCCAATGTCTTTGTGTTCACAAGAGCAAATCATTTTATGCCCATTTTCCAACTATCTCTTAGCTTAGCCTGTTCTACTATGGCCACTTTGTAGGCTGTGAAACTCCACGTTCTTTTCCATCCTTTTCATCTCTCAGGCACATCGTCAAGGCAGGGCAAGCTCTCAAAAGCTGGCCAGGGGAGAGATATGGTACTTTTTGttctctgtggtttttttttaaagccactgtTTGACTTTCTGCCACCCATTTCCATCCCAGTTTTCTCTATAATGTTCATGCTGACTAATTCCATGTTCCCCTTTTCCCATGAAAAGACACATGACTAAGAGTCTCCAGACAGAAGGAATAGTCTTGCAgtaggtattatttttttctgaggaaGGTTTTATATGTAATCTCTTTGGAATATTATGAAGGTCTTCACTGAGCTTCAGACTTTGTGTATGCTGTCTTGAAATCAATTGAAAAGATCAAATATTCTTCCAGTTAATATCTTTGAGACATAACTCTACTCTTAGTAGATGTGGATGCTTACATTTGTGTCTACttacaatgaaataaagattAATTCTTTGTCCTTAGAGAGAGATGAAGGAAACTATCAAAGCCACaggataagaaaataatttctgtaatACCTCAGAGCAAAATGAAAGCCTTAGTAAGACAAAAGATATAACTCTAATAATTCAAAATAGACtccaataaaaataattgtttcgaGGTCAactgggaaaggaggaagagaacatTTTCAAGGGCGGCAGCCAGAAAAGATGACTTTGTTTGATTAACATAGTAAACTGCCTTACATCACCTCCTAACAAGAATACAGAAAGTTCCTGCATTATGTTGCATTTAAGTGGAAAttctaagaaacagaaaggaaagaaccaGTTTCAAATAAGTAAGGTGCCTTAGAGTATTCAAGCTGTGTCCAAAATTGTTGCCCGTGTGCAGGAAACTTCCTGGAAAATATCATCCTGCATCCACCCTGTGCCTCAATTGTCTTCCCATTCCCATTCCGTGCTCCATTCTTATGAAACCCTAAGACTGGGTCAGTAGACCCCCAAACAGGTTGTGTCTGAGTGTACTTTTAATGTAGCCTCACATTGCTTTGCATGAGAATTGAAATGCCACATATTTCTAAGCAGTGATCAAATTCAGGTTTTGGTTCATGTCATTGGAGCTTGATAGTTAAACCGATCTCTGGAGTGAACGATTCTATGATGCTTTTGGACAGCCCCTAGGCATGAGTAAAGAAGGTAGGAGTGTCCACCTGGaacaaacagaaagaattagTAGGTGGAATAGAGACCTCGGCTTCTCCCAGAGCTCCTCTAgtgacttttcttctttaaccTCCATTCCTTGACAATCAGTCAACCACATGCATTTACCAAGCTCCTATTAAATATCTATTATATTTCCACGTATGAGTTTCCATAGAGAGCAAAAGATACAGTGATGAGAGATAATGATGATTACAAAATAATCACTGAGGTGTGGTGACTATGGACATGTCTGTTTATTAATTACCCCCACGGGGTATGAAGTGTTCTAGGTGTTTCACCAAAATTATTTGTAGTTTTCATGGAAAGACTACAAGACGGCTATACGagccccattttaaaaatgagaaaatcaaaacTTAAAGTAGCTAAACTTACTCAAAGCTTTTAAATCAATAGGGAATGAATACAACAGTATCACTGTGATAGTAATCATGATAATGTTAATTATCATCAGGTAAGGAATGAGCGTCTGTTATATACAAAACGGACTTCATGCGATTAAAAGCCTAGAAAAAGAGGTGTAAGACTCAGTGCTTGTCCTCCGTGGGCCCAGACTCATCATCGGCTGAGATTATAAAGTATACATATTTTCAGCCTCCATCCTGGACTTAATAATGATACCAGCAGTTTTCACCCAGGTGGTCCTTCTGCATATGAGAGAAGACAGGGAAACAGAGGTGACCCTAAAAGGAAAGCTATGTGGAAGGTCACATAGAATAGTTAAAAGAGCTCTGCCTAAGCTCACAGGCCTCTCTTCCAGACTCTGTCCCTAAATATGAGACCTTAAGTTAATACCTTCAACTCCGTGAGCCTCAGCTTTTCTGTCTGTAGGTGGGAGAGGTACAGGTTCTATCTACTTCCCAAATTGGAAAGATTCAACAACTGggtatatgttttatatactgTAGATGGTAGCCCTGTTGTCCGTTCTGTAGATAATAGTCCTAGGTTCATCTAGAATTCAAATATGCCATTTAGGGGAAAGTCAACTAGAGCAGCCCTCTGCTTTGTGAACACTCTTTTGCTGGTGTCTGAGGACATGAGGCTGTGAGAGAATAACTCATGCACACTAAATGTGCATTGACTGGACAGTCAATGCCTACTCCTGTCTTACAATATCACGTAACACCTCTGCAGCTTGGAAGATGTAGTGTTGCCACGATCCATCAGCATGTCTCCTCTCTTGTTAGGTTACATGAGAAACAAAATCATAGTCAAAAGCCATTTATTGATAAAATACaatgtctatatatatgtatacaatatctatatatatgtgtgtatataatatctatctatatatgtatacaatatctatatatatacatatatatgtacatgtatacatacgtatatgtatacatatgtatacatatatagacattgTGTTGTATCAATAAATGGCTTTTGACtatgttttctccatgttggtcaggctggccttgaactccctacctcaggtgatccacctgcctcagactcccaaagtgctgggattacaggcaggagccacagtgcctggctgaggTCAAAATATTGAAAGTTCattggagtttttaaaaatctctcatgTAAGCATGGCTGTGTGAGAATGAGAAAGGTGTTTGTTGAGTTGAAATTAGAATAAGGAGACTTAATTGTCGTGAACAGTTCCGTTTTTCAGATCAAGATGGAATGGTTTCACCACCGGCATCTGAAAActagaataaatttatttatttatttattcattcatttatttatttgtctagaTACATGGAACATGGCCTTGATAGTGACATTGGATACCTAAAAGTTTGATagctatttttttccccctttaaacTGGATGAGAATTTTTGGCTCTGAAATTCTGTGTTTATTCCTTTGTTGTTATGACATCTCCACTTTTTGGAATCACAATGATTTTAATAATAACAACTAAGGACCAAAGAGAGCATTCTGTATGTACTAGGTTATCCTACCAGCATTATATACTCAGacaacatatttttcttcttaaagcaCAATTTCTCCAcctgcagaaagaagaaaatactatctaagtaatgttgttgttttttaaatgaatgagatAATGTTCGTAAAGCATTCAGTACCATTTTGGAAACATATAAATGCCATAATTGGTAGATAATCACTGAGAATGGAAAAATTAGTTCTTGGTTTGTTGACTAACTGCAGCCTTTGGAATACAGGGACGTTTACAAATTCACTcatgtattaggccattcttacattgctataaagaacacctaaaactgggtaatttattaagaaataagtttaattgactcatgctTCTGCAGGCTGCACCAACAGGACACCGACATCACTCACCTCGGGAACTTTTCCTTATGGCATAAGAAGAAGAAGGAGCAAACACATCACTTTGCGAAAGCAGCACAGAGAGAGGGAGCTCGGGGAGTGGGGGATGGTGAGCACTGGCTCTCTCAGAGTCAGCACCAAGCCAAAAGGGATTcgcttcatgaccaaaacacctccAACCAGTTCCCTTCTCCAGCACTGGAGATTACGATACAACAAGAGATTTGGGtcaggacaaatatccaaactatatcagtttTCTTCTAGAGAACTATCTTTATCTAAACTCTATTAGCTTCACTAAGGCCAACCATAATATGTAGccacttttccttctttctttctctttctttctctctttctttctttccttctttcttttctttcctttctttctttctctttctctctttctttcttctttcctgtttatttcttttcttttttttttgagacagaatctcactctgttgatctcagctgactgcaacctcctcctcccagattcaagcaattctcctgcctcagcttcccacttagctgtgactacaggcacgtgcaactatgccctgctaatttttgtatttttagtagaaatgtggtttcaccatgttggccaggatgttctcaatctcttgaccttgtgatctgcctgccttggcctcccaaagtgctaggattacaggcgtgagccattgcacccggtcTGTCAATTTTAGTTTATCCTGATCTACTTTTAAGGAGTTCAAACTATGTTGTAAGTTTTTGAGTTACAAACTAttgctgattttaattttttta
This Callithrix jacchus isolate 240 chromosome 2, calJac240_pri, whole genome shotgun sequence DNA region includes the following protein-coding sequences:
- the LOC100389245 gene encoding ATP synthase F(0) complex subunit C2, mitochondrial-like codes for the protein MEPHFKVKENESYSHQQVELMPPNMGDSYAGGTAEKSMLMILRSAFQEEAGRSGPAKDFSAQEHDKLQGSVELLFIERVVPLGVLVQLEMRGQLLSRPLSTVFLKRPETLTDESPSRLAVSRPLTSFVSSRSFQTSAISRDIDTAAKFIRAGAATVGVAGSGAGIGTVFGSLILGYARNPSLKQQLFSYAILGFALSEAMGLFCLMVAFLILFAM